The Fibrobacter sp. UWB2 genome window below encodes:
- the trmFO gene encoding methylenetetrahydrofolate--tRNA-(uracil(54)-C(5))-methyltransferase (FADH(2)-oxidizing) TrmFO codes for MNERVRVIGGGLAGCEAALQLASRGFQVDLYEMRPNRQTPAHRDGHLAQLVCSNSFKALGITSAHGLLKAELTLLGSFLLDCAREAAVPAGDSLTVNRDIFSELVEKKIAEFPNITLHREEVTSLEGDCPTLVAAGPLASDALADDIFKRLGSNRLHFFDAIAPVVETDSIDFDHAFYMNRWEKGETADFINCPLDKETYTEFVNKLCEAEATEPRPFEKRELFEGCLPVEEMARRGYETLRHGPMRPIGLGLGNNGHLWYAVIQLRAENKQKTLFNMVGFQTRLKWGTQKEIFTMVPALRNAKFARLGCMHRNTFIESPKFLDKTLRLRPELDCAKDIPPTWFAGQITGSEGYTEAVATGWYAAWNMAQTILHGHSDPLPEESCIGSLMNRLVEENEDFQPMNFNFGLLPHHEGLKKKNKKEILAERAERAVREWIAARNMA; via the coding sequence ATGAACGAACGAGTACGTGTTATTGGTGGCGGTCTTGCAGGCTGCGAAGCGGCTTTACAATTGGCAAGCCGTGGTTTTCAGGTAGATTTGTACGAAATGCGCCCCAACAGGCAGACGCCCGCCCACAGGGATGGACACCTCGCCCAACTCGTCTGTTCTAACAGTTTCAAGGCTTTAGGCATTACAAGCGCCCATGGCCTTTTAAAAGCGGAACTCACTCTGCTCGGAAGTTTCCTCCTGGATTGCGCGCGCGAAGCGGCAGTGCCTGCAGGCGATTCCTTGACGGTGAACCGCGACATTTTTAGTGAACTTGTCGAAAAGAAGATTGCAGAATTTCCGAACATCACGCTGCACCGCGAAGAAGTGACAAGCCTTGAAGGCGATTGCCCGACACTTGTTGCCGCAGGTCCTTTGGCAAGTGATGCTCTCGCCGACGATATTTTTAAACGCCTCGGCAGTAACCGTCTGCACTTTTTTGATGCGATTGCACCTGTCGTCGAGACAGACAGCATCGACTTTGACCATGCGTTCTACATGAACCGCTGGGAAAAGGGCGAAACGGCAGACTTTATCAACTGCCCGCTCGACAAAGAAACTTATACAGAATTTGTGAACAAGCTCTGCGAAGCAGAAGCGACTGAACCGCGTCCGTTCGAAAAACGCGAACTTTTTGAAGGCTGCCTGCCGGTCGAAGAAATGGCGCGTCGTGGCTACGAAACTCTCCGCCACGGGCCCATGCGCCCCATCGGGCTTGGGCTTGGAAACAACGGACATCTGTGGTATGCCGTAATCCAGCTCCGTGCCGAGAACAAGCAGAAGACTTTGTTCAATATGGTCGGTTTCCAGACGCGCCTCAAGTGGGGCACGCAAAAGGAAATCTTTACCATGGTGCCTGCCCTCCGTAATGCAAAATTTGCACGCCTCGGCTGCATGCATCGCAACACGTTTATCGAATCGCCGAAGTTCCTAGATAAGACGCTCCGCTTGCGTCCGGAACTCGATTGCGCCAAGGATATTCCGCCTACGTGGTTTGCAGGCCAGATTACGGGTTCTGAAGGCTACACCGAAGCGGTTGCAACTGGTTGGTACGCCGCTTGGAATATGGCGCAGACGATTTTGCACGGGCATTCTGACCCGCTCCCTGAAGAGAGCTGTATCGGCTCCTTGATGAACCGCCTTGTCGAAGAGAACGAGGATTTCCAGCCGATGAACTTCAACTTCGGCCTCCTCCCCCATCACGAGGGACTCAAGAAAAAGAACAAGAAAGAGATTCTTGCCGAACGTGCTGAACGCGCCGTTCGCGAATGGATTGCGGCCCGCAATATGGCATAA